The following nucleotide sequence is from Nitrospira sp..
CTTGTTCAATCACCGGCTGCACTGGTAGCTGAGGCCTCGAGTTTGGCTGTTGGTGCGGCACGAGCCACGCAGGCTGCCTGAATGTTCGTCGATAGGCAGGTGCTCATAAAGTCTTTCAGCTCGTCGCCCTTCAGCTTCTGCTCGCCCGCCTCTTTGTTGCACGTCTTCGTCTTATTCTGCTGAGCCTCCTTGCCGCCCTGGGGTTTCTCCGGCTTGGCGGATAGATACTCCTTCCGAAGTACCTTCCATTCATCCTTCGTTTCTTCGGCCTATCGAGCTTAATCTGAAGCGTTACTCGTAGTCGACCCGCACCAGGAAGAGCCCATGCGGAGGAGCTGTTTTACCGGCAGCTGAACGATCGCGCGCATTGAGGATGCTCTTGAGGCTGTCGGGCGTGCGCTTGTGCAAGCCGACCTCCGCGAGTGTGCCGACGATCGAGCGCACCATCTGTTTCAAAAAGCGGTCGGCATAGGCCTCGATTCGCAGTCGATTTCCTTCTCGGAAGACGGTGAATCGCCGCAGATGACAGATGAGATCGTCGTTGTCGGTCGGCTGGGTCTGAAACGAAGAAAAGTCGTGTGATCCGATCAGAGCCATCCCAGCCTTATTCATCGCAGCGTCGTCGAGAGGCTGATGGATATGCCAGCAATAGTCGCGCTCAACTGCCGGACGCTCCGGGCGATTTAGGATGCGATATTCGTACAATTTGCCCTGAGCCGAATGCCTTGCGTGGAATGTGTC
It contains:
- the truA gene encoding tRNA pseudouridine(38-40) synthase TruA; this encodes MPIIKLILEYDGTAYAGWQRQPNRPTIQEALETAILGVTQTGVSVMGAGRTDAGVHALGQVASFRIDRDMTPREWTRALNAHLPKSIVVRAAAPMPDTFHARHSAQGKLYEYRILNRPERPAVERDYCWHIHQPLDDAAMNKAGMALIGSHDFSSFQTQPTDNDDLICHLRRFTVFREGNRLRIEAYADRFLKQMVRSIVGTLAEVGLHKRTPDSLKSILNARDRSAAGKTAPPHGLFLVRVDYE